AAGGGGCTCGAtgacatgcacatttttattattcataaaaaaaatactcacAAAACTAATCACAATCTGGATGAACTTTAGGTCATTGTTTTCTAAAAAATGAGACCAGTTTAATTTATGTCTGGTTTACATGTTGCAGCTTGTTAGATAACAAACTACTACAAACAACATTGTTCAAAATAGACAGATACAGAAACAGCACTAAAAACCCACAGTACGCTGCCTGCATCATACGAGTTATGTTTTCCTGACTACTAGACATGATACAGAGACTAAATTTACTAAAAGGACCTCTCCATCTATGTCCTTCTCTGCAGGGTGAGACAGAGGTCCCATCAGTGGCCGTCACCAAATCCCCTAAAGGACTCGGCCTGGAGGGGCTGGAGATCGAGCCTGACTCATACGACGTCCCTGCCGACCTCTCCTCTGATGAGGAGTATCTGAGTGTGGACGAAGCTGACTCCTCACGAGCTGCTCGCCTGAAGAAGTCAGTCGTGAAGAGCACAGAGAGCCTGAAGGCCGCCTTCTCCAAGGAGAACATGAGCAAAACCAAAGACAGCCTGGGCACCAAGTTCCACAACCTGGGTGAGAAGGTCATGCCCCCCGAGCGGAGAGAGAAGATGCACCAGGCCGGAGAGCGGCTGAAGCAGTCTGGAGAGCGGCTGAAGGAGAACATTGCCAAGAAAGCGCCAAACAAAGAGACCTTCCGcatcaagctgaagaaggaaaGAGCTGTCGCCGAGGGCCAGGAGGGAGCCGAGGCCGAAACCGAGCTCCACATCCAAGGCAAGGACGAGGACCCACAGGCAGCAAGTCCAGGAGTCACATACACAGAGGTCGCGatggaaacaaagagagagggCCCAATAGAGGACGCCAGCGCCAAACGGATAGAGGAAGATTACAGGAAGTAGATCAGACCGGAAAGGACAGTGCGGACatgaagaggaaacatttaGGAAGAATGTCAGAAGAAATGTTTGGTATAGGGGTGAATACTGACTCAAAAAACACCAGAGTAAGCACTGGTTATTTATTTCAACTGCTAATTTaagtcaaataaatattttctattcATAGTGTTGtaacagtgattttatttaaaatcacttGATCCAGTTTAAACTGAGACATGAGCGTGAGAATCTTTGCTTGTCTACAAATTCAAGTTTaaggttttaaattaaagatcACTAAAGAGGCCACTGTGATGAGTTTGACTAATTTCTGAATCCAAATTTAAGAGATGTGAGATTGTTAACAGGATACGTGGTGTTTAGAAACCAGGATCCAAGAGGTGAATTTGTTTAAGGGAGGAAGAAGACGAGAAGAGCCTGACAAAACTTTGAGAAAGGACGATGAATGTTAAAGTGATGTTTGTATCTTGATCTTTAATTTGGATGTACATATGATGCCAAACGCAGAAAGGTGAAATCTGTGAAGGTCTCAGCTGGTCTCTGAGAAGCCTGGTGAGAAAGgaacattacataaataaaaggTCAGACTGGTTTCTGTACACTAAATAGTAGAAGCAGGAGGGAGATGAAGTTAAAGTAAACTTTGTGGTGCTAGAAAGCCTCATCAGTGAACGCTTGGAGGAACTTTAAAGCTGCACGACACATCGAGATTTAATGTAAATTGAGGTTTTACCCAAAACATTCAATGAAACTCTGATGAATCTGTGTTCATAGCATGTGGGATAAATGCTAAATGAATCTAGAGATGAACCACAGGAAGAGAAATGCATAAATAAGGAAACTTTGAATGCAGCAAACAGGTGTCTCTTAATCTCTTCTATGAAGTTGTTGGTGTTTAGAAAAAAGCTTCAGGTTTGACTGGACAGAATGGAACTAGTAATAAAACTTTTCATGAACCTTTGCGCGGTCCCTCCAACTAGTGGTGATGAAAAGCTTATCTTGACTGACATATTATAGGCGGCGTAGACTTAAGGCAGTTAGAGACACAGTGCTGGTGGCTTCAaagcttttttgtgtttattttattttattttttgtggatttttttttttttttccaatttttgCTGCTTGAtattcacagtttgttttgaagCTCGGTGAGTTTACTTTGCTGGAGTGACTACTGAAGTCACAGCTCTCATGAAAGGAGTGTTTTTGGAGCTTCAGTCACTAAAATGCTCTTAATATTTTCTGTAGAAGCTTGTGCTTATTTAGTGCTGTCATTATACATTATTGCAGTGTCTTATTATGAAAACACACTTCCTGTATAGCTTTAATCTTTTTCACAACCTGACTTTATTTACATCCATGTATTGCTGCTGGCGAGTGAATATATTGCAGTAGATTGGTAGGAAACGATAAATATATGTAAGGGTttcatttcttctcttcttattatgttgaattattttcacatttttgatTATGGCTTAGTTTccatattgtgttttgtttccatttatACAATCCAGTTTTAATTCTTTACATTAAAACTGAGCTCAGCAGTCAGCTGGCTGAAGACCTGTGTTGTCCTTTTGACCTTTTCTCTATAAGCAGCACCACATATTaatcattttgtgttgttttgtagaaatacatttttgagaAACCTCCACGCACCTATAGCAACTCTTAGATAACGCCACCTCATCATATtgtgtatataatatataacactgGAAGTTAAACTGTGACTTTTTTCCAGTGTACATTTCAACTTTACTTCACAGTAAAGTCAGACACACATAAAGTCAGCTGaaaccacagacacactcagTCTATGTAGGTATAATGtatgaaattaataataattacagttttaattagGTCTGGCACTCGCTAATCGGACTCAGACACTTGTGTGTAACAGAAGCGACAGAAGCTCAGACCGTTTCACCgctctgtctctgttgtccACTGATCTCATCTATCTGCAGCTCAGATTAAATCACCAACTTGATGTTGGCTCAAGCAAAACACATTCACTCAACTGAGTCAGCAGAGTCCTGCAGACTCACCTCTCTGCCAGTGCCGGCCTCTAAATGAATTGCCAATCATTCAGTTTCGCCCCGGAGGGAATTTACAGTTCAACTTGTCTCTGTTTGGCCAGAGGTCACAGCAGCCATTTGTCAAGTGTGAATTTATTGGCCCTAAAACAAAGACCGGGGGCCTTTTTCCTTTAAAGAGTCCAATCAAACCAATCGTCTGCAAAAAAAACCTTCTAAAGATGAAAGATGATAAAAGCAGCTCTGGCAGATGACTTACCTCCGTTATCtacacagtgtgtctgttgacttttatatttgatttaaaagagGTTTGGTTGGcagacattttatgttttattcacttAAACATATGGCTTTGTGTAGGTCCACTTTAAACAGAAACCACGATGAGGATGCCAacatgtctttctgtctgtgtgcatgcaccATCTTCATGTTGTACTGAACAAGAAAAGACAACGTGTGACTGTGCAGAGCCCCAAATAAAGAAATCAGCACCTCACACACCAGAGTTTATTCCAGGTTACACTGAGAGGACAGATTTGATTCCTAAGAAAACCCTGTGAACCAGGCTTCTGAATCATCCGGTAAGTTCTGTAAGGGAGCCTGTTCTGTCTTTAAGTCAGTGTGTTGAATGTGATAATGAATCTGACTATAATCTGCTCTCTGCGTCTGCAGGTTGTCAGCTGCTCTGTCTAATTTCAGGGCAGCGGCTTTTAATAACCTTGACAAACTTGGAAAGATGACACCTCCACTGTCTGCACCTCCTGCCGTACATTTCGGTCATCGCCGGCGGGCACCTGTGTTTCACCGTTACCAGGTTGTCACGGCAACTGAACCCATCAAAGCTTCAGCGTCGTGCGGAAAAATGATGTTAATTAATTAGCCCTCATTTAGACAGATCTGTGATTTGGAGCCACATGATAACTGTGCTGCTGCATAGCTGCattgacaaaaaacataaaccaaaGCCAAAAACCataattttgatttatttcagaCCTTacgagagagaggcagagaaaaagagatagAGACGCCACTGTGAAGTGATTGCATTGAGCTCCATCTGTTTGTTATGCATTAGCTGAGCACAATTGAGCTCTTCAAGCAATCTGTTGAAGAGAAACGGCCTCGGGTGATTCAAGCACAGAGAAGGGAAAGAGGAGTGCTGTCTGCTGATCCATGGCTCTATTAAGACAttttcatcttctccttcaGAGTGTGAACACTTCTTCTGTGCCAGAACTTGAATAGCCTgcacatttttatctttttttttttttttgagaagcCTCTGTGGGATCGACTCGTCAAATCAGTTCtttgcatttacacatttacaggcaggatttccatttacattttgttacaCAGAGCAGGAGTGAAGTGAGAGTCGTGTTGCATTCTGgactcttttcttttatattcCACGCGACCTGCCACCTGACAAGCCAAACTCTCCAGCTACAAtccaggaaatgttttttttaaaattgtccTGTGACTGTTGTTTCCTTTGTCTTTGACAGCTACAAGAACATAGAAGAAGACGCAATTTACtgacaatagaaaaaaaaaacaaagtgcagaAGAAAACTGActgagagagatggaaaaacatgCTGCATTTCTGCAATGTCAACAAGCATCAACCTTGTTTCCTGGAAAGTTCGTTTTGCAACtaatttacaacagaaacactgacactgactggAGTGACACTCCTTGACATCAGACTTCACACAGCTCCCTCTGGAGGCACTAAAGACTTTACACAACTTTTTTCCACAGTACTTTCCTAAAAGCTGTAGAAACATTCTTGGATGGAAACCTGTGGTGTACTTCTTAACATAAGGAGGAAGCATTTCTGAGCCAGGGTGTTTATACTCAATTCTCACAGTGAatatcatttcattttcctcagGATCTGTTCAGAGGAACTAAAGcatgataaaaacatttttatggttCCATTTAGGCACTTTGAGTTGTCGATTAAAAATGGATTACAGCAGAAGGAAATGTTTGCAGAAGCATTACATGTCTTTGAGTGGACTCTAATTTAGTAACAGTACACTTGGTGGTAACGTAacagatatttttattaattcaaagCAACATTTGGAGGTGGAGGTGACACAGAGGTGAATATGTATCAGAGTCATCACAGGTGAGACACTTGGCCAGCCAGTGGGAGAGAGGGAATGACTGGTGAGTAGGAAGGTGGCGTACAGCAGGTGAGTATGTTGGTGTCAGATCTCAGCAGGTGAGTGAAAGGATGGTGGCAGCAGGTGGAGAAGGCAAAATGGTTGTATCCACCGTGTGGCTGCAGACTGTGTCTGCAAACAGAAACTCCAAGACAGAGTGGGTGAGTGGGAGAATGTTaaagcataaaacacacagtgtccCCCGATTCCAGCGTGTGACGATCGATCTGGCTCCGAGGAGCTCATTACCCGATGGGAGTTAGCAGGTGATAACTGGATGGTACTAAGTGCAGGGGGAAAGCAGCAAACTAAAAACAGGTAAGTGAATTACAAGTCAAGGAATCCAGGAAATGAGAGGCACAACCATGACAAAGGGTTAAAAAAGTCAACCAAAGATGGTGGTCTCtaatttaactgtttgttttctacacCGAAGGACAATAGTAGTGTTATTTGGCACAGTTACATAGTTCTGGATCCAGACACTGATCTGATCTCCTGTTCAGAAGCATTTTCTCAAAACCATGTAAATTGTATCATTGTGAATGTTCTTGTGAGTGAAAGTGTGACTGGAGGTCTCACTGCGTGGAGTCTCGTCACTTTTCAGGAAGCATAATGTCTCATCAAGCTGTGAAGAGGAAAgctttttctttcaaaaatgaCAACTCCAGTGTTTGAAATGATGTATACCTTCTGTTAGGAAAGACGGGAGAGGAAGTGGAATACTAATGAAGCTGTGAGTCAATCTCATTTCTGTGCTCACACAACAGTAACtattaacatcatcatcatcatcagaattAGTTTTCCTTTCTAAGAGCTTTTTGCTCTGgaatcagcagctgcaggttcagCTGATGATTCTCTTTGGGTTTGTCACTACTGGAGATTGTTTAGCAATATAAAAGTTATAGATACTTGAAAGGACCATTCAGTAGCCTTCCTTGACCTTTGCTGACCTCTgtgagaaataaattaaaactgcaACAACACCCCCGAAGCGTGCTCAGTAATTATTATCTGATatcattaaagctgcactgataGATTTTTCTGTCCACTAGGAGGGGGAAATAACTCTGCAACAATGTGGTGGACACACAGTATTTCAATACTGCAACACTAAGCAGCATCAAATGTGAGTGGCGTCCACCTGATTTTGGTCTCTTGCCTGTTTCAATCAGGTTTTTCTTCTAAAATTACATTAAGCAGccacttttattcaaagtaacACACTAGTTAATGGAAAATTTACAACTAAAGGCAGAGAAAGCAtaaagaggtcttgcctaaggacccctactggagacTGCACCCAGGATTCAAACCCCTGCAAGGAGGGCAGCAATGTTACCACAACACTATCCAGCTACCATAGAGCAGAAGAGACCTGCAACTTTCTTCAGCTCCTAGGCTCTTACTCTGTCTGACTGCTGTTTGGTTCTGAGAAAGCTGTGTACAGTGGCTCTCTGAGAgttttttgataaaaaaaataaaaataaaatgctgcctGCCGCTGCTGGAAACACTGACGAACCAGACAGGAAATGTAATGGAAAACTGGGAGATAAAAGAGGCTAAGAAGCTCAGTAAAGCTGCAGAGATAATGACAACTTAGACTCCAGAGGACTGGCTGCACAGTGCATCACTTCGCGTTTACACTGTTATATTGTGAGTTTTCATTAACTCATAATTTGGGCCCAACTTGTGTATAACTCAACTGTGTTATTATTGAGTCTTTAATCTTTATCTATCTGCAATTCTAAGtggcactaggcatgatgggagcatcacttcacccccctctcttcttaccctgatgcacccatcactctagaacagggtaaatctggactcatcagaccagatGAGCGccttccactggacagttttAGTTCTTTGTTATTAGTAGGTTTTTGTTCTTAGTatctttgcttgattcatacCAATAATTCGACCCTTCAGAAACAGATTCACACCTTTTCCTTAACCActggatgtgtcttcagacatggttgtttaagaaatgaaaagctactcgctgcatcagttagagttaaataacttgttgtcagctgaaaaataatcatccatgcagtaaatatccagtgggaggctctgacctatttgcttagttaaatccaggtgatgacttgtgttttttttggacaggcagtgtatgaTAGGCATGGATAAGGTATATTTTACCTTGACAACCATATCAACCCCCACTTGATCATTTAATGCTGCATAGCAGTAAAACCGTCACCTGTCACTCCTTTTAGAAACTATATTGCGAGATAACAACTCTCAGATAGCAGATATTTTGTGCAAAAGGCATAAATGACGCCCAGTGGGCTGATAAGCTTCCTGCTGGCCCTCAGGCAAGGCTCCTCAGGCAGCCACCACTCATTACCACCTCGCTCAGGTTAAGCCCTGGCTCcacttctccctctcctcctaaTTACCTCTTCACCGAAAGCTGGCAAGTCAAGAAAAGGAAGCCAGGACACTCTGTCTGGCTGCACCAAGCCTGAAACTGCACCTAGCACATAGCACAGATGAAGTCATTCTTTTTCCATAGGTTGTGTCAGATGTTGATGAAATTCATTAACAGCCGCTGCAGGACATGGTTTCATGGATGACAATTAGGTGACACAACTCAAATTAACAAGGAAACAAATGATTCAATGTAATGTGCACAATAGACTTTAGGATTATTTCTGTTTATAAAAATACTCTATCTGTGAACTGTATGCACATAGATGGAACTACAATTAATATTCTTTTCTGATCGTGAAAGGTATTTTCTAAATTGTCTACTATTTACTATGCATCACACCCACACTTCCATGTTGTCTCTGTATCATTACATGTCTCAGTTCAGCTGACTTGGTGTGTTGAGGCTGTCGGTGAAGCAAGGATGCGGCTCACTGAGCATCATCAGCGATGCAGCAGGAAGTCAGCAGgcctgtcagtcaaacacagtCACCAGGGAGCTCCACCTGTGTGCTCATTGACAGGCAGAGAGAAGCATGAAGATGAAGCAAACATCCCATCTCCCTCCCTACACTGTCTGCTGGGTGGTGGGATGGGGAGGTGGTTATATGAATtattcactaacacacacacaaatatgtatgCACTTGCAGGTGGAAACTGTGTGACATGCTTCACTAGATAAGGTCACAAGGTTGTGCTGAGGTTGAATGTatagtaaagaaaaatacaagaacatttattataatataaaaggGTAAAGTTATCTCAATGTCATCACCTCTGAGGTATctttaacacaaataaaaataaaagacatattAAATTCCCAAGCATCGAAATCCCTAAgagcataactaagagatggtccagagtcacctgatccatctctaactatacgctttataaaaaaggaaagttttaagtttagtctgtctgcctccagaacctgaactgggagctggttccacaagAGAGGAGCTTATAGCTAAAGGCgctgcctcccattctacatttagaaaagTAATTCAAGTAATTGTGCATTATGCAACCGAGTTGTATCTGTTAATGTGACAGGTATTGTATCCTACATTGcatcatttaataattattactgATAAACTGACATGTGAGCAGGATTTTAATGCAGTGAACCAgtcaaaacacaggaaacttgcatttaaaatgtttttatatctgtTGTATGTTTATGCATATTTTGTGTGCACTTTTGTCAATTTTTGTATCCACGCTTATGAATCTTCCATTAAGTTTTAGgcttatttagttttatatttttattggtCCCTACATATAATTTTTGTAGGGGTGGATattagtttttgtatttattaattttaatccTGATGAAGAAAGTCGTATTGAACTAGCTacatttctcctctgtctctctctctttctctgccactatttagaaatgttttattatattcagtTTTCAAATTTGTCTCAAAAAGTCGTTTTTATTCCAAGATTATTTATATGTTGCTGAAATGCTTTAATTTGAAAACCGGAAATCAACAACGGTTGAACAGGAAAGCTTTTATCCTGAAAGCTCCAACGGAAAGACTTCAGAGTTAGCTTTTAGCTAACAGCCAAAATCAGTTCTCCTGTCACGCTACaagatttcagtgttttaattttcaCAATCATGGTGCTTTCCAACTTCGTGACCTGTGGATATCCTGCAGAATGAGATACAAGTTTGAATCCAGGTTGAAACATAATGCGGTTGGAAGCAGATGTTAGCTACTTAGCCAGCTAGCGTTAACGCTACCTCTCGGTTGCCTGACAACGGTGACGAAGCCAAACAAACGGGCTCACTGCTAGCGTGCTAGCACATGCTAGCTGGCTAAAGCTGCTCTcgtctatttttatttttaattttctttgtgtcGGTAAAAGCTGGTGAACCTCGCATTATGGCGGATGACGGCAGACGGGGAGATGAAGACGACCGCGGTCCTGGAGCTGCTCACCAGGTGTTTGTAGTGATGGAGTGTTTACTGGAAAAGTTGAAGGTGTTAAATTATGAGGAGGAAGTTCTGACCAAACACAACATGAAGAACCTGTCCAGGTGAGAAACGACTCGTCTCCGTCAGTCACCTCAGTTCCTTTTTATTTGGTATTAGTTAATGTTAACTGCCCTCCACATGTCCCCAGTACTATATTCGTTTCACTGTTGTTTGATTATAAAGTTTCCATATTAGTTGTTGATGAGATTTACTGTGTCAGGTGTTTTAGCTAGCTAACAGCCTGTTAAATCTATTATTTATGTGATTATGacataaacacaaaccaaaaacagaccAAAAAATAGTCAATTAAAAGAAGTATAATGGAGTATTTGTTCTCAAGAAAAAATACCAGTTATTCTCTGGTTCCAagttaaatttgtattttatctgtGGATCAGACCAAACAAGAAATTTGAAATGTTATCTTAGAAGCTGAAATAAGGTATTTTCAACCTTCAAAATTTGTACTTTAATGTTATAAAGACGTAACATCatgaaatacttttatttaaatgacagtaAAATACAAAGGATTCATCAAGAGTCAAAAGagacacagcaaaaaaaacCCAATCCAGACATTTAGGAAAGAAAGAacgtttatttttatgtttattggCTTCTTATGATCTCCCTTCTGTTTCCTCCCATCAGACATTATTTTGTGGCGAGTCCATATCTGGCGTCCAACCCTGGCGAGCAGTTCTACATGTTCACCATCATCGCAGCGTGGCTTATCAATGTGGCAGGAAGACCATTCACTGAGCCTCAGGAGTACGATGAACCCAACGCCACCGTGTCCAACATCCTGGCAGAGCTCAGGGCTTTTGTAAGTGATGCTCAGAGGTGTTTATGCAATAAAACATAAGCAGCATTTAACTTCTGTTGTAACTAAACTCTGACTGTCTGATGctttcagatgtttttaatacaataaatttaaatattttatctgttaaaagtagttttttttttttcaaggctgtcttttgtcttttaagtgACAAATCACCTAACACATACAGACTTATATTTTCAATAGACATACAGTCACAGTATTTATCAAGTCATTTTTTGAAAATGTGCTCTTACTGTtgcaatacatttatttacctTGTTACACTTGCAAACAACCTATAAGTTAAAGGAGAGTTTTTAATTCTAGTTGTATACCACATTACAGTATCTAAACTATTCGATCAGAGAAGGATGAGGGAGAGTATTACCGTAAATGAAAGCTGCGTACTCAACAtcaatacattttctttgtttgacaTTGTATAAGTACAAAAAAGTAGAGGTAGCGGGATTCAGGATGAAGATATTTTGAAAAGGTAAAAAGTCTCACCGTTAGCTTTGTTGAAACTCTGTAACTTAACAGACAAATAGATCTGACAGTGAATGAACAGTGTGCTTTTGATCctgacctcagtctcctcagctGCCTTTACATCGTAAGATTTCACAGATTTGAACGTACATGTATAGGAGACTCATTTCACtcatcactgtgtctctcaggGTGTTAAAGTGGACTTCCCTCCCTCCAAACTGAAATCAGGTTCAGGCGAGTACGTCTGCTTAGTGTTAGACCGACTGGCTGAGGAAGCTCTGAAAAAGAGAGGGTTCTCATTCAGAAGGTACTGaaacatttctccttttttcatcttttaaaacaaatctctctctttgatttgattttcatgTGTCATACTGGTATTTAGCTGTATATGTGTGAACATCATACTGCACAGGgaatttactttactttacattttgttaaatcCCCTTTCTATGTAGgagaaactgattttaattatttaatatatatatttttttatttccttcagaCCAAACTACCCaacagaaaccacagaagaagagtcTGTGATAGAGGATGACGCAGAGCTCACACTCAGAAAAGTGGAGGAGGAGCTAATTGTAAGTGTCCCAACTTTATCTAACCTCTTTTTACCTCTTTGTGGTTCAGATCACACAGTGAAATtagtttgtttgaaaaaaaaaaaaaaacagttcactTCTGTTTTACTTCACTTACCTGTGACATAAGTAGACAGTTACCAGTAATGAAGTGTGattataattttaattcatGAAAGAAAGAGTTTTTGGTTCACTCAGTTATCTCGTGGTGTTTTAATAATTGTGACAAACCTGTTGTTTTAATGGCCTCTGAGTAAAATTCATTAACAAttattgtgcttttgtgttaACTCAGGAGGAGCCTGATGATGATGTAGAGAATGTGCTTGATCTGGAGGCTCTGAGGTTACGGACCACTCACTCTGTGAGTTTTCCAGGAACATTGATTTAAATTCTTTCATATGACTTAATGAATCTGAGAAATTCCAAAAAACAACCCTAAACATGATATTGTACGAGCACCTTTTcccttttgtttatttcaattaTGCCACATGTACGATGCCGTGTATTTTCTCACAGGAAGCAGAACTGTCTTCTAAACCAGATGAAATTCTGGAGTCAACGGTTGATGCAGCAGAGTGGAACCTGGAGCTGGAGAAAGTCCTGCCACAGCTCAAAGTCACCATCAGAACTGACAACAAGGTACATCCTTATCTGGACATCACAGATCTCTGAAGGTTACAGACTGTTGACTGACTGTCTACAATATTGCTTAATATAGACGTCATGCTGGTTGTCTAAGCTGGCTTCACTTCTGGATCTGATCTAGGCTCAGTTTCAGCtggttctgctgcttttttcagttttgagcATTATCTGAGCTTTTTCCCAGGAGCACATTGGTCCAATAATCGAATCTGAGTaactgaatatgttttattgtatgttttatatGAAACGTCTTAACA
The window above is part of the Anabas testudineus chromosome 17, fAnaTes1.2, whole genome shotgun sequence genome. Proteins encoded here:
- the ift57 gene encoding intraflagellar transport protein 57 homolog, whose translation is MADDGRRGDEDDRGPGAAHQVFVVMECLLEKLKVLNYEEEVLTKHNMKNLSRHYFVASPYLASNPGEQFYMFTIIAAWLINVAGRPFTEPQEYDEPNATVSNILAELRAFGVKVDFPPSKLKSGSGEYVCLVLDRLAEEALKKRGFSFRRPNYPTETTEEESVIEDDAELTLRKVEEELIEEPDDDVENVLDLEALRLRTTHSEAELSSKPDEILESTVDAAEWNLELEKVLPQLKVTIRTDNKDWRIHVDQMHQHRDGIKSSLKEAKSYLDKLQEDIGKTLEKVSSREKYINNQLEHLIQEYRSAQAKLSEAKERYQQASGGVTERTRVLAEISEELEKVKQEMEEKGSSMSDGAPVVKIKQSLTKLKQEIVQMDVRIGVVEHTLLQAKLKEKSNMTRDMHATSIPEPAAGVFA
- the cavin4a gene encoding caveolae-associated protein 4a, translating into MDQHKYRTAGVQEKLEIIGVEDEAGNPISALTILSLLERVAGIIDNVQSSQQRMEERQLELENNIKTIQGDVLKLAKDHTDTSGTVEKLLQKTRKVSANVKEVRTRVEKQNSRVKKVESTQDELLTRNKFRVVIYQGETEVPSVAVTKSPKGLGLEGLEIEPDSYDVPADLSSDEEYLSVDEADSSRAARLKKSVVKSTESLKAAFSKENMSKTKDSLGTKFHNLGEKVMPPERREKMHQAGERLKQSGERLKENIAKKAPNKETFRIKLKKERAVAEGQEGAEAETELHIQGKDEDPQAASPGVTYTEVAMETKREGPIEDASAKRIEEDYRK